In Acidimicrobiia bacterium, the genomic stretch AACGCCAACCCCAGGACGAGACGCGCGCCTTCGTGCTCGGCGCGACCGATCCCGCGCAGCCCTACGGCGCCGCGATCGCGTGGCCCGAGAGCGCGGGCCGGCCGGCGCGCGCCGCGGGCGCGTACGCGGTGCTCGTCGACGGTGAGCTCGCGGCCTATCTCGATCGCGGCGGTCGAGGAATGCTGACGTTCGCCCGCGAGCCCGGCGACGACGGCGCGGCCCCCGATCCGACGGTGTGGATCGAGGCGATCGTGCGCGCGGCGAAGGAAGGACGCGTCGGCGCGTTGCAACTCCAGCGCATCGACGACGGCCCGGCCCGCCAGTCACTGCTCGCGCCCGCGTTGCGGGCGGCGGGCTTCGTCGACGGCTATCGGGGCCTGACGCTTCGCGCCTGAGGCGCCACTACTCTCGGGCGGACCAGTCCACGGCGGCGCCGGTGCGGCGCGCGGAGGTGCACCCATGGGTCTGCTCGACAAGGTCAAGGACGTCGCCGGCAAGGCGGCCGAACAGGCGAAGCACGCGACCGAGGTCGGCAAGGAGAAGCTCGAGGACCGCAAGCTCGCGAAGCAGGTCGAGACGCTGCTCCAGGAGATCGGTGAGATCGTCGTGACCCAGCGCCGCGGCACCGCGGCGGCCGACGGCGACGCGCAGATCACCGCCAAGATCATCGAGATCACCGACCTCGAGAAGCAGATCGAGGCGAACAACGTCGCCGAGGCCGCGGCGGCCGAAGAGGGCGGCGCGCCGACCGGTCCGTAGCGACCCGGCCCGCAACTCGAGGGCGGCGCATCAACGCGCGAGTCGCGCCACCACGGCCGCGATGTGCTCGGCGATCGAGCCGCGCTCGTCGACTTCGAGATCGACATCGGGCAGGCCGATCCAGCGCGTCCTCGTCTGCGCGACGTGCTCCCACGTCAGCTCGTACCAGCCGGGGATGTCGCGCCGTCGGCCCTCGATTCGCGCCCGCTGCACGTCGACGTCAGTACACGACGTCAACACCACGAGGGACCGCGCACCGAGCTCGTCGGCAAGTGCGCGCACACCTTCGACCTCTCCGGCGCGGGCAAGACCGTCGATCACCACGCTGGTTCCGTGCATCAGCTGGAGACGCGCGAGTTGGAGAAGCTGCACCCAACCCGCGCGCCGATACTCCTCACGACCCATCGCGCGAAACGCGTCCTGCACCGGCTCGAACGACGTGAGCCCGGCCATCAGCCAATCCCACGCGAGCAACGGCAGGTGCAACTCCCGGGCAATCCCACCCGCGACCGCCGACTTACCCGTGCCCTGCAGCCCGGTCACGAGTACCAGCGCGGGCGCTTCCGCGTCGGCATCCGTCATCCCCGCCATCCTTGCCGCGAACGCGCGGGCAGAACGGCGGGAACGAGAACTCGACCAGGTGGTCGACGACCGTCGCGCGCGCACGATCGCGGCGCCGACCGATCCGCCTTCCAGCGGACCGACGACCGCGAGCTCGGGACCGCCCGCGGCGCGGATCCGGGCGACGGCCGCACGCGCGTCGAGCCGCTCCACGCGCGGAAATTCGGTCACCGCGCAAGACCGTAGCGACCTCGGTGGTTCGCGGCCGTCGTCAACTACGGTTCGGCGCCGTGACGGAGACCGCGCACGACTACGGCGTCGACATCTACACCGAAGCCGTGGGCGACGACGACACCCTTGCGAACCTCGGCCCGCTCGCGCCGCTCGCGGGAACGTGGCGCGGCGTCAACGGTGCCGACGAACATCCGGTCGCGGAGGGCACCGAGCGCGACGGCTTCGATGAGCGATACGAGCTCGAGCCGATCGACCGCCAGACCAACGGACCGCAGTTGTTCTACGGCCTCCGGTACCACACCCACATCGTGAAACCGGGCGAGATCGAGACCTTCCACGACCAGGTCGGCTACTGGCTCTGGGAACCCGCAACGTCGACGATCACGTTGACGCTCGCGATCCCGCGCGGCCAGGTGTTGCTCGCCGGCGGCGCCGCCGACGCCGACGCGCGCGAGTTCGAGGTCAACGCGGCGGTGGGGTCGGAGACGTACGGCATTCTCTCCAACCCGTTCCTCGACCGATCGTTTCGCACACTCAGCTACCGCATGCACGTGACCGTGCACGACGATGGCAAGTGGTCGTACGAAGAAGAAGGTGTGCTCGAGATCCCCGGTCGCGACGAGCCCTTCAAGCACGTCGACCACAACACCCTGACCCGGATCGCGCCATCAACGACGAATCCGCTCGCGACCCCGCGTCGAAACGACGGCAGCCTCGGCATCGGTTCGCTGCGGCCGGCGCGCGGGGCATGACGATCGACGCGACCTACCTGCTGATCCACGGCGGCGGTTCGACCGCACGGTTCTGGGACCGCGCCGTGCCGTTGCTCGATCGTCCCGCGTTTGCGATCGACCTCCCCGGTCGCAACGGCAAGCCCGCCGACTTCGGCACGCTGAGCGTCGACGACGAGGTCGCGTCGGTCGTACGCGACGTCGAGGACGCGAAGATCGACGGCCCGCTCGTGATCGTCGCGCACTCGTCGG encodes the following:
- a CDS encoding AAA family ATPase, which produces MTEFPRVERLDARAAVARIRAAGGPELAVVGPLEGGSVGAAIVRARRSSTTWSSSRSRRSARAFAARMAGMTDADAEAPALVLVTGLQGTGKSAVAGGIARELHLPLLAWDWLMAGLTSFEPVQDAFRAMGREEYRRAGWVQLLQLARLQLMHGTSVVIDGLARAGEVEGVRALADELGARSLVVLTSCTDVDVQRARIEGRRRDIPGWYELTWEHVAQTRTRWIGLPDVDLEVDERGSIAEHIAAVVARLAR
- a CDS encoding heme-binding beta-barrel domain-containing protein, translating into MTETAHDYGVDIYTEAVGDDDTLANLGPLAPLAGTWRGVNGADEHPVAEGTERDGFDERYELEPIDRQTNGPQLFYGLRYHTHIVKPGEIETFHDQVGYWLWEPATSTITLTLAIPRGQVLLAGGAADADAREFEVNAAVGSETYGILSNPFLDRSFRTLSYRMHVTVHDDGKWSYEEEGVLEIPGRDEPFKHVDHNTLTRIAPSTTNPLATPRRNDGSLGIGSLRPARGA